From Halobacillus sp. Marseille-Q1614, the proteins below share one genomic window:
- the katG gene encoding catalase/peroxidase HPI produces the protein MDKNEMNESQAGKCPVSHGKTEEENAITTTKVGTTNKDWWPNQLNLHILHQHDKKTNPMGVDFDYAEEFKELDYYELKQDLHELMTDSQDWWPADYGHYGPLFIRMSWHAAGTYRTGDGRGGGATGTQRFAPLNSWPDNANLDKARRLLWPIKQKYGNKISWADLLVLTGNVALESMGLKTFGFAGGREDVWHPEEDVYWGTEKEWLEDNRYSGDRELESPLAAVQMGLIYVNPEGPNGNPDPLASARDIRETFARMGMNDEETVALVAGGHTFGKAHGAGDAEAHVGAAPEAADIEEQGLGWKSTHGSGKGRDTITSGVDGAWTANPTVWDNGYYDLLFGYEWELTKSAAGANQWAPVNPKEEDLAPDAEDPSVRVPTFMTTADMALRMDPDYEKISRRYHENPDEFADAFARAWFKLLHRDMGPKSRYLGPEVPEEDLIWQDPIPSVDYELTDAEVADLKAKMLSSGLTVSELVTTAWASASTFRGSDMRGGANGARIRLAPQKDWEVNEPEQLSKVLSVYEDIQSELKKEVSLADLIVLGGSAAVEKAAKDAGVEVTVPFAPGRGDATQEETDAESFEVLEPMADGFRNYEKKEYTLSPEELLVDKAQLLGLSAPEMTALIGGMRVLGTNHGGTEHGVFTNSIGILTNDFFVNLLDMGIEWKPADYNLYEGRDRKTGEVVHTATRVDLVFGSNSVLRALVEVYAQEDNKEKFVHDFVAAWVKVMNADRFDLKTNRDLMMYNA, from the coding sequence ATGGACAAGAACGAAATGAATGAGAGTCAAGCTGGGAAGTGCCCTGTATCACACGGAAAAACAGAGGAAGAAAATGCTATTACGACCACAAAAGTTGGTACAACAAACAAAGACTGGTGGCCCAACCAGCTCAATCTGCACATTTTACATCAGCATGACAAGAAGACGAATCCAATGGGAGTAGACTTTGATTATGCAGAAGAATTCAAAGAGCTGGACTATTACGAACTGAAGCAGGATCTTCATGAGCTGATGACGGACAGCCAGGACTGGTGGCCTGCTGACTACGGACACTATGGACCACTCTTTATCCGTATGTCATGGCACGCAGCCGGTACGTACCGTACAGGTGACGGACGAGGCGGCGGCGCAACTGGAACACAGCGCTTTGCACCGCTTAACAGCTGGCCGGATAACGCGAACCTTGATAAAGCGCGCCGCCTGCTATGGCCGATTAAACAAAAGTACGGAAACAAGATTTCCTGGGCTGACTTGCTTGTACTGACGGGGAATGTCGCTCTTGAATCAATGGGCTTGAAGACATTTGGTTTTGCCGGAGGACGTGAAGACGTTTGGCATCCTGAAGAAGACGTCTACTGGGGTACTGAAAAAGAATGGCTGGAGGACAACCGTTACTCAGGCGACCGCGAGCTTGAAAGTCCGCTTGCTGCCGTTCAGATGGGGCTCATCTATGTCAATCCTGAAGGTCCAAACGGAAACCCGGATCCGCTTGCAAGTGCACGCGACATCCGGGAAACCTTTGCCCGCATGGGAATGAATGATGAGGAGACAGTTGCCTTAGTAGCCGGCGGTCACACATTTGGTAAAGCACACGGCGCAGGGGATGCTGAAGCACATGTTGGCGCAGCACCGGAAGCAGCTGATATTGAAGAACAAGGCTTAGGCTGGAAGAGCACTCACGGAAGCGGTAAAGGCCGAGACACAATCACAAGCGGTGTAGATGGTGCTTGGACGGCTAATCCAACAGTATGGGATAACGGTTACTATGATTTATTATTCGGCTACGAATGGGAGCTTACCAAGAGTGCTGCAGGGGCCAACCAGTGGGCCCCGGTAAACCCTAAAGAAGAAGATCTTGCACCGGACGCTGAAGACCCTTCTGTCCGCGTTCCTACGTTTATGACAACAGCCGATATGGCGTTACGTATGGATCCTGATTATGAAAAAATTTCACGACGCTACCATGAAAACCCGGATGAATTCGCAGATGCCTTCGCACGTGCATGGTTTAAACTGCTTCACCGTGACATGGGTCCTAAATCAAGGTACCTTGGTCCTGAAGTTCCAGAAGAAGATCTGATCTGGCAGGATCCAATCCCGTCTGTTGATTATGAATTAACAGACGCTGAAGTAGCAGACCTGAAAGCAAAAATGCTTAGTTCTGGACTGACAGTCAGTGAGCTTGTTACAACGGCATGGGCTTCTGCAAGCACGTTCCGTGGTTCTGACATGCGCGGCGGCGCGAATGGTGCCCGCATTCGTCTTGCTCCGCAGAAAGACTGGGAAGTAAACGAACCTGAGCAGCTTTCAAAAGTGCTTTCTGTATATGAAGACATCCAAAGCGAGTTGAAGAAGGAAGTCAGCCTTGCTGATTTGATTGTCCTTGGCGGTAGTGCAGCCGTAGAAAAAGCTGCAAAAGATGCAGGTGTTGAGGTAACCGTTCCATTTGCGCCCGGACGCGGCGACGCGACACAAGAAGAAACAGATGCGGAGAGCTTTGAAGTATTAGAGCCGATGGCAGATGGATTCCGCAACTATGAGAAGAAGGAATACACGCTGAGCCCAGAGGAACTATTAGTAGACAAAGCTCAGCTGTTAGGCCTTTCCGCACCGGAAATGACTGCACTTATTGGCGGCATGCGTGTACTTGGTACAAACCATGGCGGCACAGAGCACGGTGTATTCACAAACAGTATAGGCATACTCACGAACGACTTTTTCGTGAACCTGCTTGACATGGGTATCGAGTGGAAGCCAGCGGACTATAACTTATACGAAGGACGCGACCGCAAAACAGGTGAAGTCGTCCATACAGCGACACGCGTTGACCTCGTATTCGGTTCTAACTCCGTCCTGCGTGCCCTTGTAGAAGTATACGCCCAAGAAGACAATAAAGAGAAATTTGTGCACGACTTCGTAGCTGCATGGGTTAAAGTCATGAACGCCGACCGTTTTGATCTTAAAACAAACAGGGATTTAATGATGTATAACGCATAA
- a CDS encoding BCCT family transporter, translated as MDKDKKEKRLKFMNSTFWISFIVVSLFALWGALAPKQLGEQATFIYDFIAGTFGWFYLGFVLFLVLFNFYLAFSKYGRIRLGGDDTKPKYPLFTWIAMLFSCGFGVSIVFWGVAEPMTHFGSPPPFDPSVEAGTTEAARTAMWNAFFNNGIHQWASFTFVGLAISYFIYRQEERSLISDTMNPVIGSTGKKPLRNTIDIIAIIATVMGVATTLGLSVLQINSGLGSVFNAPTGSTTQLIIVIVMFLFFSVSALSGLDRGIKYLSNTNLALALILMVAVLFIGPTGFILETITMGVGDYLQNFFQASLRMDSYTDGTWVQDWPIYYWAWTIAWSPFVGMFVARISRGRTVREFVLGVMVAPPLIGIIWIGIFGGTAIHFDLFQGTDIAGAVADDPATALFSMLDNLPLGSILAILSICLLFTFLVTSADSATFVLGMMSTNGDKNPSAVIKMIWGTLIASVAIILIISAGLEGLQTASLIGALPFAVVLFIACISLLKAIREDYRETREEQERERHRRIQKQIESYNSDN; from the coding sequence ATGGACAAAGACAAAAAAGAGAAAAGATTGAAATTCATGAACAGTACATTCTGGATTTCTTTTATCGTTGTCTCTTTATTTGCGTTATGGGGTGCATTAGCTCCAAAGCAATTGGGCGAGCAGGCAACCTTTATTTATGATTTTATTGCAGGCACCTTTGGATGGTTTTATTTAGGATTTGTACTATTTTTAGTTCTCTTCAATTTCTACCTTGCCTTTAGTAAGTATGGAAGAATCCGGCTTGGCGGTGATGATACAAAGCCAAAATACCCGCTCTTCACTTGGATTGCCATGCTTTTCAGCTGTGGATTCGGTGTAAGTATCGTATTCTGGGGTGTTGCAGAGCCGATGACACACTTTGGGAGTCCTCCTCCGTTTGACCCTTCCGTAGAAGCAGGAACTACAGAAGCTGCCAGGACAGCTATGTGGAACGCATTTTTCAACAATGGGATTCACCAATGGGCGTCCTTTACATTCGTAGGTCTGGCCATTTCCTACTTCATCTATCGTCAGGAAGAACGAAGTTTAATCAGTGATACTATGAATCCGGTAATTGGAAGTACAGGTAAGAAACCGCTTCGCAATACCATCGATATCATAGCGATTATTGCGACGGTTATGGGAGTAGCAACTACATTAGGATTAAGCGTACTGCAGATAAACAGCGGTCTGGGGAGTGTGTTTAACGCACCAACAGGTTCAACAACTCAGCTGATCATCGTCATAGTTATGTTCTTATTCTTTTCTGTCTCTGCCCTTTCTGGTTTGGACCGCGGAATAAAATACTTAAGTAATACAAATTTAGCATTAGCTCTTATTCTTATGGTTGCTGTATTATTTATCGGCCCTACAGGATTTATATTAGAAACCATTACAATGGGAGTTGGCGATTACTTACAGAACTTCTTTCAGGCAAGCCTGAGAATGGACAGTTACACAGACGGGACATGGGTTCAGGATTGGCCGATTTATTACTGGGCTTGGACGATTGCATGGTCACCGTTTGTTGGAATGTTCGTTGCTCGTATTTCCAGAGGACGAACCGTCCGCGAGTTTGTCCTAGGTGTTATGGTCGCTCCACCTTTAATCGGAATTATCTGGATCGGAATTTTCGGAGGTACGGCTATCCACTTCGATCTCTTCCAGGGAACAGATATTGCAGGTGCTGTAGCTGACGACCCTGCCACCGCTCTATTCAGCATGCTGGATAACTTGCCGCTTGGCTCAATTTTAGCAATTCTATCAATCTGTCTGCTCTTCACTTTCTTAGTCACATCTGCCGACTCTGCAACCTTTGTACTCGGTATGATGTCTACAAATGGAGATAAGAATCCTTCAGCAGTCATAAAAATGATTTGGGGTACACTGATCGCCTCAGTCGCTATCATTTTAATCATTAGTGCTGGGCTTGAGGGTCTTCAGACAGCTTCCCTAATCGGCGCACTTCCTTTCGCTGTCGTCTTGTTTATCGCCTGTATATCCTTATTGAAAGCGATACGGGAAGATTATAGGGAAACGAGAGAAGAACAGGAGAGAGAAAGACATAGAAGGATACAGAAGCAGATCGAAAGCTATAATTCTGATAACTAA